In Anaerococcus prevotii DSM 20548, the genomic window ATAGTTTAAGAAAAAAAGTCAAAAACTCAAAGACTGACCAAGAGTACTTCGATATCATAAAAGAGAGCCTTTCAATCCTAGAAGATCCCAAGACCTTCATTGTAGACAAGAATACTTACAACAATCTCTTTAACCTTTACAAAAACAATAAGGATACAAATATAGCCAAAGTCCTTGGCAATGACCAAGCTGTCGATAGGTACAAGAGGATGATTAACAAGGAAAATATCAACAGGGATATGATCATAGATAATCCTAAGGACTCGACCCTAATTGCTAGGCTTCCTGACTTTTCTTCAAAGAAGTTAGATGAGGACCTTGATTTAATTGCAGAAAAGCTACAAAAGGGATCTATAGAATCAATAGTCTTTGACCTATCTGATAACACATCCATAGACTCAGCCTATGTAAATGAGTTTGTAACTTACTTTTTGGACAAGGATTATGAAGAAAAAAATATTTTCTTCTACAGAGGAGTGCTTTTTGAAGAAAAGCTCACTGATATCAAAGCAAATGATCAAAGTCCCTATACTACAGGTAAGGTCAAAAATCTCGCAGCCAAGTATAACAATGAAATCACTAACTTTGACCTAGATGATTATAGCTACTACGATCAGATTGAGCTTAAACTTAAGAAAAAGGATGATTTCAAGAAAAGAAAAATCTTCGTCTTAACTAACGAGAATACAGCCAATCAAGCAATAAGATTAGCAGCGATTCTTAAAGAAAACGGGGCCTATATTGTAAAAAACGCCCTAAGTTCGGAGAAAACTCCTAATGATAAAATTGAGCTCTTATCCCCTGACCTCTTACTTTTAGACCATGCAGGACTAATCATTTCCATAAATACTGAAATTAAGGCAAGTGAAGATAAGATATTAGAATATGATCATAGGATAAATAGCGAAAATCCAGATAAGGCAATGATGGAAATAGTAAAATAAATAAAATCCCTCAGAGATTCTCAGCTAGAAAGAGATGTCATCTGAGGGATTTTTTCTAGGAAATTTCTACAAAATAAAATTTAATCTTCCACTATGCTAATTATTTTAATTATAAGATAAATTTCACACTAGCTTGTGGAGAAATATTTTTATTAGCAAAGATCTTATAATTTTAATCATAGAAAAAGCCCTTAGGCAATCCTAAAGGCTTAAGAAATTATTTTCTTTTTATTTTCTAACGAATTCTTTGGCTTTATTTTCACCAAGTTTACCAGCGTAAGCTGATACTACTAGGGCAAGTACAAGTCCTACAAATACAAGTACTGATCCTGCTGATGCCTTGTTAGAAGCATCTTCTGCTCCTTTTTTAGCTCCTTCTACAGTTTCGTCAACTTTATCACTTGCTTCGTTTGAAAGCTTGGTGATTTCTTCACTTGCATTGTTAATTGCCTTTTCAGCTTCTTTAGAAGCATCTTGTAAGCCATTGTAGATATTTTCTGAAACTTCGCTAGCTTCTGCTTCTGTAAGGTCGCTATTTTGTGCAACTGCATTGTCAATTGCTTCCTTATCAGCAGAATCTGCTATAGTTTTTGCTCTTTCAGATAATGAATCTGTTAGATCTTTTATGATTTGATCCTTGTTTTCTGGGTTAAGGGCTAAATCCTTAACTGCAGCTGTGATTTCATCTCTAGATTCTTGAAGTTGTCCTTCTAGATACTCTGGTTGAAGTTCAGCAACCTCTGTATCAGCTAGATATTTTTCTAGATTTCCTTGAAGTTCTTCTGTGTCAATATCTGAAATCTTAGCTCCTGCACTTTCAAGTGCCTTGCTTGCTGCATCTCCTGCAACATTTGAAACAGATCCTGCAACATTACCTACTGCATCTCCTGTAGTTTTTGCTACAGATCCAATTACATTTCCTGCCATACCGAGGGCTGATGATACTGCGTTAAATACTAATGTTATTAGTAATAAAATAGTAAGTGCCCAAGTAATAGCTCCGTGAAGAAGACCTGTTGATCTTGCAGAATATCCTGCAACAAATCCACCCGCGCAGAATGCGATGATTAGGGTAATGATTGTCCAAATACCTGTACCAATTCCAACTCCTGCCATTGGGTTTGCGCTTGTAGGTGCAAATAGGCCAAATCCTAGTGCTGCTGTTAGTAGGCTTAGAACAGTAAATACTGCTGCTGCACTTACAGCACCTGCTATGATTGAGCCCCAAGATAGGTTTTTACCAGCTTGGATAGGACTTGTTTCTTGTTCATAGACAGCCCTATTAGCTCTTCTGTTATTTTTTTCTGTCATATTTCCTCCTTATGATGTCAAATCATTTTCAAATTAAAATACATAAGCATTTTCTATGCTTGCTGTACTATTATACCCAATTTTGCCAAATTACCTACTATTTTTGTAAATTTCTTGCTCTCTTAGGATTTCTGCGACCATATCTCTGCCCTTTTGCATCTTCTTTATGTTTTTGATATCGAGAATTATGACCTCATTTTTGATCAAATCATTCTTGCTTTTTTCTGTAAGATAGGATGAATTTATAATAAGAATTGGCCTAAGCCTCGTATCCATACCAGAAATTTTTCCTATCATTTCCTTAATGAAATCTTCCCTTAATTTTTTTTCAAAATCATAGTTTCTAATCTCAATTGCAAAACGCTTTTCATCCTTTTTGGCATATAGATCAAATCTGTGAGTTCTTTGGAACTCTTCCTGGAAGGGCTCGACCCTGTAGCCTGATTTTCTAAAGGCCTTGGCTATAAATTCTTCTGTAGTAAGGTCAATGTTAATCTTTCTTAGGGCCTTCAAGAGATTGGTCGGATTTATCTTAAATACTGCCCTATACTCTGTTCTTTCTCCATATCTTTTGATGTCAAATCCGATTACTAGATCATTAATCACATTGAAATTGCCGTGGGCTATAGCATTTCTAATATGACGAAGAAGAGCCATAGTCTTTGTTTCACTATTATCAGCCAGAGTCATTACTAGCTTTTGCTCATCTACACTGAGCTTTCCTCTGAATTTATTAGCGAGATTCTCCCTAATATCCTCGGTAAAAAGCACATCCCTGTCTCCTAATTTCATAGAAGCCATAATGTCCTTGAAAATATAATCGTCATATTCTGGATTTAGGAGAAGGGGATTTACCTTGGCCTGCTCGGAAGTAATATTTGGCACATACCACAAGAGCATCTTTATGGCCTCATCAAGATCTGGGCTTAACTTTATCGGAATTTCCTTATGGTCTATAGAAAAATCCATAAGTTTACCAGTCTTATTTATTTCAAACTTGTCTGTAATTTCCATCATTTCACCTTTTTCTTTTACTATCTACTAATATCTTACCCAAATACATATTTATTCTCCTATCTTCAAATAATCATAGGCTCCTTCAAGGTCTAGTAAATTCCTCAAGATGTATTTAATCTTAAGATTTTCGCTTACAAGGTCCATATACTTATTTCCCAAAAGATAAGTCCTAATAAGTTTTGGATTATCTTCTAGATAAGTTTGGATTTCACTTATCTCTACTGGATTTTTCCTAATTTCCTTAAGAGTCTTCCTAATATTTTTCCCCCTTATGGTTGATGAAGAATCTATGAGCTTGTAAGTAGAATCTCCAGACCTTATATTTAGGATAAGGGTAAGGGTCCTATTAATCCTTGTCCCACGGAAGGTTCTAAGACCTTGTCCATCTTTATCATTAATTAGATAAAAGCCTTCCTTGTCAGGAGAAATATTCAAGCTATCAATCACTTCATTGATTTTGTCATTAAAGGAATATTTTGCTCTTTTCCCTATAATCTCTTCCATTTTTCTTCTAATCTCATCAGATATATCTTCCTGGCTAGATGCTCCAAAGTCAGGAGCCTTTCCATCTTCAGCCTTCGTCACTGTGATTTTTTTAGCCCTCAGATTAATCGATTGAACTTCCCAGATGAGTCCCCCCAGATAGATTCCATCTCCCTTCTTAAGGTCGATTGATTTTTCTATTTCGCCAATTTTGCCCTTGTCATTAAAAACATGAAAATTATCCTTACTTATAAATTGATTGTAGAAAGAGCCCATTTTGAGGAGCTTTTCGCATTCGATTCCTCCTATGTACTCATTTTCGAGTCTTTCGATATAGCCTTTTTCTATCATATGCTCTGTAAGTTCCATAAATTCTTCATGGTCTATATCAAAGTCTAACTTCTTATCTAAAACACTATAGTCTTCGATACTCAATCCATTATTTTCCAAAAGAGTAGATAGGATTTGATGGGCAAAGACATCGTAGGGACACTTTATAGGATAAATTTTGTCAAGTCTTCCTTCCTTAAAGAGGATAATTGTCGCAAGGGATTGGACTAGGTCCCATGGATTTGTAGCTATTTGATGAAGGATTGACTTTCCGGTCTTTCTCCCCGACCTACCTAGTCTTTGGGCAAGGGATAGGATAGAAAACGTAGATCCATACTGGCAAATCGAATAGACGCTACCTATATCTATTCCTAGCTCTAGGGTTGAAGTTGCACATATTATAAAGTTCTCTCCCTCCCTATTTTTGGCGAAATCCTCTATTTCCTTTCTTTTATTCTTACTAACAGAAGAATGGTGGGAGAAGATTTGAGTATTTACTTGCTCTTCGCTTGCTTTTTTCTTAAGCTTAACAGCAAGCTCTTCGACAAGCTTTCTTGAATTTGGGAAGGCGAGCATGGATCCGTCACTTGCAAAGGATAGGATTTGATCCACTGTCTTATCGCTTATATGATCTTCCTCATCATAAGAAATCGTAGCTTCTAGCTCATTTTTGGAGGAGTCTACGATTAATTTAGTCTCTCTATTGTTCTTGAAAAATCCCTTACAAATATGGTAATTTAAGTCTCCTACTGTTGCAGAAAGCCCAATAAATCTCGGGTTCTTTTCAGTGTAGGCAAGGATTCTCTTAAGGAGACTTCTAAGCTGAGCACCCCTATTTCCAGTAAGGAAGCTGTGGATTTCATCGACTATTATATAATCTAAGCCAGTAAATAACTTTCTAGCCTCAAGACTTTTGTTTACAAAAATCGCCTCCAAGGATTCAGGGGTTATAAGACAAATTCCGGAAGGATTTTCCAATAATTTTTCTTTTCTCGTCTGATTGGCCTCTCCATGCCAACTAGTTACACTTATCCCTATCTCATCACACATGGCAAAAACTCTCTTAAACTGATCATTAATCAAGGCTATAAGGGGAGAAATATAAAGAATCCTAAGACCCTTATCGAATTCATTTGCTTTTGATATGGCAGGGAGAAAGGCCGCCTCAGTCTTGCCAGCTGCTGTCGGAGCTATAAAGATAAGATTGTCCTCGGTCTCATAAAACTCCCTGATAGAAGCTTTTTGAATCTTAGTTAGGCTTGGCCACTTATTCTTGTAGACAAACTCCCTCATAGGCCTTGATAATAGTAAATATGGATCTGTCATAGGATAAAGATATCGTCGTCGTGATCTTGAGGATCTTTTTCGACAGGACTTGATAAATTTTGAAATTTACTTGCTAAGATTTGATCTATACTTATATCAGGATTCTGTCTTTTAAGGTCTAGGATTTCGAGGAAGTCCTTGATTACAGCCCTAGGAGTGAGAAACTCCTTGGCTCCAGGTCTATTAAGTTGGCCTTCCATGTATCTTATGATAGTCTCCTTATCCATGTGGATTTCTTCCTTGTAATTGATATTATAAATATTTAGAAGATTTTCAAGGAGGGTAAAGATCTCTTCTTCTGTAAGGGGCTTAAGTATAAGGGCAGTCTTTTTGGTATTGATAAACTCTAAATCTGTATCATCAACCCTTCCAAGCCTCCCAGCAAGGGCCCCGTAGGAGCTCATTCCCCTCGACTCGTCAAAGACTGTAGCCCTTGTTGCTCCAAAGTTTATGAAAAGATTCTTGGCCTTGCCACTTTTAGCCTCGTTATATATATTTAATATCCTCTCATAATTTCTCTCTCGAGTTACAGATTGGGCAAGCTTGTAGAGATTGACTGCCTCGTCAAAATTAATCACAAAGCCGGAAAATCCAATTGAGTGAAAAAGCTCAGACAGATTTTTGATAGCCTCGAAGTAATTATCGTCATTTATAATCTCACATATACCAAGTTCTTTCTTGGCTTCTGTCTTTGTAGAAATATCTCCCCTAAGCCAGCGAATAGCCTTAGTTTTAAGGTCCCTATCATTAGCAACAAGGCCTTCGTAGTATTTTACAATAGCCTGACCCATCTCATAGGAAAGACCAACCGAATCAAAGTCTTCTAGAGCATCGAGTATCTTTTCTTCTACCTCCTCCTTGTATTCTCCCTTGATTAGATCTTTCATCTCCCAAAGATTTTCACGGGAAAGCTCTGTAAAGATTTTCATTATCCATTCTTCTACAATCTCTCCTAGGACATTGCCGCCCCTTTTGGTTTTGGTCTTTATATTATCAGCAATTTCCCTGTAAAGGGCCTGGGCCTTCTTATCTGTTGCGTAAAATCTCCTCTGTGGAGCAAGGTCAATGGTAGATGTAACGAAGTTTTTGGATAGGGCTAGTTGCTCTATTGTAGCAAGCATAAAGGACTTACCTGAACCGAAGTCGCCTACCCAAAATCTAAGATCACTTCCGCCTTTACTTACATCATCAAGGACATCAATTATCTCTTCTACTTCCGCACGCCTGCCTACAAGGAGGTGTTCTATGCCCATATTGGGTACGATTCCTGCCTCTAGGGATTTGATTATTACTTGTGCTTGCTTCGGATTAATCTTTGCCATCTATAATCTCCTTAATCATTTCTACATAAAAAGAATCTATACTTATCTTCCCATCTTCATTTATCAAAGTCTGATCATCTATATAATCAAATAATTCTTCATTTATATCTCCAATAAAAGAATTTAGAATTTTCCCCTCTTCTAGGGCGATTTGACTAGCATCATCTTCCCCAAGAGATCCCTTATCGAGGATTAATTTAAGAAAGGTCTTGCTAGTTTCGCTAATAGAAATGCTCTCATTTTCTTTACTTTCTTGGTTCACTTTCCTATCATCTTCTGTAATTATATCTTCTCTAGGAACTTCTTCGAAAGATAAAGCGTCACTGTCGGATAAAAAGTCTTCTACTATACTGACCGTTTCATCCAAATCCTTCCTCGAATCAGCAAGTTTTGACTTATCGATTTGGATTTTCTTCTGTGGCTTCTTGTCGAGTTTTAGGATTTCATCTATAAGCTCAATTGACATGTCTCTTCTTTCTACTAGGCTTATAAAGCTATCGTAATTTTCTTCATGAATCAGATCGAGAAGCCTTTTTCTGTCTTTATTTTGAAACTTTCCGTGCTTAAACAAATAATAAAATCCTAGGACCTTGGTAGGAGAAAAGTCTTCTTTGCTTAAATTTCTAGAAAGCTTTCCTATATCGACTAGGTCCTTGTGGCTTTCTACAAAGCTTATCTGCTTACTTATATCAGCTTCTAGAATATAAGAGGTCCAGTCTTTAAATTTATTGGGATTTGCTAGAAGATAGTTTTCAAATATTTCTTCTTTTCTTAAGTCGTCAATATTTTCATAGAAAAAATCAAGCTCTTCTAGGATAAAGTCCAACAAGTCCCTAGAATCATTTTTTTCTAAGACTTCTACTTGCTTACTGGAATCTATTTTAGCAAATATCCAGAAATACTCCCTAAATTTTTCCTCTGTTACTAGAAGGAGGGCTTCTAGGATGGATTTAGAAATGGTGTAGGGACTTATGTATTTTCTAATTTTTCCTGTATCAAGGCTATCTTCATCTAGAGCTTTCTTTACTATAGTGAGATAGGATTCTACAAGGAGGTCTCTTGAAGCTTTATGGGACCAAACTTGGTTAGCCCTGCGACTTACTTGACTTATAAGTTTCATCTCTTCTCTCTTATAGGAAAGCTTATGGAAAAGATCCTTATATTCTGACCAAAAGCCCAAATAATCATCTGAATCCTTATATGAAACATTCCTAGGACTTTCTTTCTTTTTATCTTCAATATTAAAATTAAATTGCACCTTGCCTAGTTTTCTCTTATAAGTTTTCTTCCTATCCTTCTTATCAATTGTCGATAGGTCTTTAAGCAAACCATCAATCAAATCCACCACGTCATCAATCTTCATAAGCCCTCCTTCAAAATCCTCTTCCTATCATTATACTTCTTTATACAATTTGTCTTTTAAAAGAGGACTCAAAAAAGCTGGCAAAGCCAGCTAATCAAGAAGATATTTTAAATTAAATCTTAAAACCCTAATTTTCCGAACTTTTAGATAAGATCTTCTCAATTGACAAATCTACTGATGACCTATACATATTCCCGAACTTATGAAGGTGGACCATAAGGAGGTAAAGTCTATAGAACTCGAGCCTTATAGCCCTTTCAGGGTCTTTTTTAATATCTTGTAGATAGGTCCTGTAGAAATTATCATCAAATCCAGAAAACACTGTGCTTACTCCTATATCAAACTCCCAATCTCCATAAAGGGGAGCTGGGTCAAAAAGATAAGCCTTGCCCTCTACAGAAAACATGGCGTTGCCTGGCCACAAGTCTCCATGAAGAAGGACGGGCACACTTTCTCGTCTTCTAAGATAAGTATCTATCACTTCCCTAATCTTTTCGTAAGTAGCTAGGTCTTCACCTGACCAAATTTTTCCTTCGATTAACTTATCTTTGAGCTTATCTAATCTTTCTTCTAGGAAAACTTCACTCCAGCTATCCTTAAAGGCATTGGAAAAGGAAATAGCAGAACCACGATAGGCAAAGTCAAAGCCGAACTTGCCATTGGGACTTTTTATTTGGTGGACCTTCTTAAGCTCTTTGGCAAGATCTCCTTGGTCAAGCCATCTTCCTTCTTCTATATAATCTAGGAGAAGGTAAGCACCATCCTCATTTACTCCACTATCCAAAACCCTTGGGGCACTTACTCCATATTTCTCAAAAAGCTTAAGGCCTGCAATTTCTGCCTGGAAGAAATTAATATCTCCTCCTCTTTGAAGCAGAATGAAATATGGGCCCTTGTCTGTGTAGACCTTAAAGGCCTCGTTCACATCTCCTCCCCTCACACTTCTTATATCATATGCTCCATCTATATTTAAATCTATCACATTATCACCTCCTATAACTCTTACCCAAAATAAAAAAGCCATACCAGAATCACTGATATGACAATATTATTCTAATGATTTAATTTTATTATCTTGCCATTCCAAAACGGATTCAACCATCTGGTCTAAGACTTTGTGGAAGATTCCTATAGACTCATCGTCAATCTTGATACTAGCTTCCTTGATAAATTCTTCACTAACATGAGAAATATTATTAAGCTCCTCTACTCCCTTTTTTGAAAGGCTTATTGATTTTCTTCTCATGTCTTCTATATCTGGCTTGCGTTCGATTAAATCGTCCCTTTCCATCCTGTCTAGGAGGCCAGTCATAGTTGACTCTCTAATATTCATCTGCTTGGCCAAATCTTTTTGGTTAGTCGACCCGACCGAATTTATATAATACATCGCAATGCACTGGCTTCTAGTAAGTCCGTACTTTAAAACGACATTGTTAAAGGCATCGTTCATTATCTTAGCTGCTTTTGATGTTGCAAAGGGCATATATTCTTCAAATTTTAACATAATATCTCCTTCCAGATACCAAACTCCTTTGGCATCTTTCAACTTGGGGCTACATAAGCCCCGTTCTTCATTATATCCATGAATAAGATTTCTGTAAAGTTTGCTTAGGATATAAAATAAATGTAAAAAGCCTAAATATATTTAGGCCCTTCTATAACATATTTACTATTCAATTTCCCTATACAAGGTCTCAAGGTTCATATCATATCCTAGTCTAATTAAATCTTGGGTTCCGTAATCGAGAGTAGCCATCAAATCATCGTCATCAAGATATCTTGTAGCGACATAAGTCTTATCTAGGTAGCCATACTCGTCAAAGGACCTATCTACTATAGTCGTATGGGACTTAAAGGATTTAATTTTTGCCTTATCTCCTGGCTTTTTTTCAATATTACACTCGACAAGGAGACCCTGCTCAACCCTGTAGTCTCCCTCGAAGGCTATAGCCTTTTGGTTGGAGAGAAGATTTCCTAAAGAGTAATAGATTAGTCCACTCCTGCCGTCCTTACCCTTATAGACTTCTTGAGGCTGGATTACGTGGGGATGGTTTCCTATAACTATATCTGCTCCCCAGTCAACCATATCGTGGGCTAATTCTATTTGATCTTCTCTTGGGTAAGACGAGT contains:
- a CDS encoding restriction endonuclease; translation: MEITDKFEINKTGKLMDFSIDHKEIPIKLSPDLDEAIKMLLWYVPNITSEQAKVNPLLLNPEYDDYIFKDIMASMKLGDRDVLFTEDIRENLANKFRGKLSVDEQKLVMTLADNSETKTMALLRHIRNAIAHGNFNVINDLVIGFDIKRYGERTEYRAVFKINPTNLLKALRKINIDLTTEEFIAKAFRKSGYRVEPFQEEFQRTHRFDLYAKKDEKRFAIEIRNYDFEKKLREDFIKEMIGKISGMDTRLRPILIINSSYLTEKSKNDLIKNEVIILDIKNIKKMQKGRDMVAEILREQEIYKNSR
- a CDS encoding MarR family winged helix-turn-helix transcriptional regulator; this encodes MLKFEEYMPFATSKAAKIMNDAFNNVVLKYGLTRSQCIAMYYINSVGSTNQKDLAKQMNIRESTMTGLLDRMERDDLIERKPDIEDMRRKSISLSKKGVEELNNISHVSEEFIKEASIKIDDESIGIFHKVLDQMVESVLEWQDNKIKSLE
- a CDS encoding ATP-binding protein — protein: MAKINPKQAQVIIKSLEAGIVPNMGIEHLLVGRRAEVEEIIDVLDDVSKGGSDLRFWVGDFGSGKSFMLATIEQLALSKNFVTSTIDLAPQRRFYATDKKAQALYREIADNIKTKTKRGGNVLGEIVEEWIMKIFTELSRENLWEMKDLIKGEYKEEVEEKILDALEDFDSVGLSYEMGQAIVKYYEGLVANDRDLKTKAIRWLRGDISTKTEAKKELGICEIINDDNYFEAIKNLSELFHSIGFSGFVINFDEAVNLYKLAQSVTRERNYERILNIYNEAKSGKAKNLFINFGATRATVFDESRGMSSYGALAGRLGRVDDTDLEFINTKKTALILKPLTEEEIFTLLENLLNIYNINYKEEIHMDKETIIRYMEGQLNRPGAKEFLTPRAVIKDFLEILDLKRQNPDISIDQILASKFQNLSSPVEKDPQDHDDDIFIL
- a CDS encoding S41 family peptidase — protein: MRNNKKKSDRRKRKSEIRIVKSTRNDKRRRPLTRKQRLRRKKIIRRRRILVLIILVLIFAIGSIIFGKLNSYKSPGYPSFRDEVLEGLTENIFVGKTDGRSLTSAEKLADFDKLYEAIIRNYPVSKSNRDKFDQFAKSHDSLRKKVKNSKTDQEYFDIIKESLSILEDPKTFIVDKNTYNNLFNLYKNNKDTNIAKVLGNDQAVDRYKRMINKENINRDMIIDNPKDSTLIARLPDFSSKKLDEDLDLIAEKLQKGSIESIVFDLSDNTSIDSAYVNEFVTYFLDKDYEEKNIFFYRGVLFEEKLTDIKANDQSPYTTGKVKNLAAKYNNEITNFDLDDYSYYDQIELKLKKKDDFKKRKIFVLTNENTANQAIRLAAILKENGAYIVKNALSSEKTPNDKIELLSPDLLLLDHAGLIISINTEIKASEDKILEYDHRINSENPDKAMMEIVK
- a CDS encoding fructosamine kinase family protein, whose translation is MIDLNIDGAYDIRSVRGGDVNEAFKVYTDKGPYFILLQRGGDINFFQAEIAGLKLFEKYGVSAPRVLDSGVNEDGAYLLLDYIEEGRWLDQGDLAKELKKVHQIKSPNGKFGFDFAYRGSAISFSNAFKDSWSEVFLEERLDKLKDKLIEGKIWSGEDLATYEKIREVIDTYLRRRESVPVLLHGDLWPGNAMFSVEGKAYLFDPAPLYGDWEFDIGVSTVFSGFDDNFYRTYLQDIKKDPERAIRLEFYRLYLLMVHLHKFGNMYRSSVDLSIEKILSKSSEN
- a CDS encoding YrzE family protein, which gives rise to MTEKNNRRANRAVYEQETSPIQAGKNLSWGSIIAGAVSAAAVFTVLSLLTAALGFGLFAPTSANPMAGVGIGTGIWTIITLIIAFCAGGFVAGYSARSTGLLHGAITWALTILLLITLVFNAVSSALGMAGNVIGSVAKTTGDAVGNVAGSVSNVAGDAASKALESAGAKISDIDTEELQGNLEKYLADTEVAELQPEYLEGQLQESRDEITAAVKDLALNPENKDQIIKDLTDSLSERAKTIADSADKEAIDNAVAQNSDLTEAEASEVSENIYNGLQDASKEAEKAINNASEEITKLSNEASDKVDETVEGAKKGAEDASNKASAGSVLVFVGLVLALVVSAYAGKLGENKAKEFVRK
- a CDS encoding tellurite resistance TerB C-terminal domain-containing protein; this encodes MKIDDVVDLIDGLLKDLSTIDKKDRKKTYKRKLGKVQFNFNIEDKKKESPRNVSYKDSDDYLGFWSEYKDLFHKLSYKREEMKLISQVSRRANQVWSHKASRDLLVESYLTIVKKALDEDSLDTGKIRKYISPYTISKSILEALLLVTEEKFREYFWIFAKIDSSKQVEVLEKNDSRDLLDFILEELDFFYENIDDLRKEEIFENYLLANPNKFKDWTSYILEADISKQISFVESHKDLVDIGKLSRNLSKEDFSPTKVLGFYYLFKHGKFQNKDRKRLLDLIHEENYDSFISLVERRDMSIELIDEILKLDKKPQKKIQIDKSKLADSRKDLDETVSIVEDFLSDSDALSFEEVPREDIITEDDRKVNQESKENESISISETSKTFLKLILDKGSLGEDDASQIALEEGKILNSFIGDINEELFDYIDDQTLINEDGKISIDSFYVEMIKEIIDGKD
- a CDS encoding DEAD/DEAH box helicase, whose protein sequence is MTDPYLLLSRPMREFVYKNKWPSLTKIQKASIREFYETEDNLIFIAPTAAGKTEAAFLPAISKANEFDKGLRILYISPLIALINDQFKRVFAMCDEIGISVTSWHGEANQTRKEKLLENPSGICLITPESLEAIFVNKSLEARKLFTGLDYIIVDEIHSFLTGNRGAQLRSLLKRILAYTEKNPRFIGLSATVGDLNYHICKGFFKNNRETKLIVDSSKNELEATISYDEEDHISDKTVDQILSFASDGSMLAFPNSRKLVEELAVKLKKKASEEQVNTQIFSHHSSVSKNKRKEIEDFAKNREGENFIICATSTLELGIDIGSVYSICQYGSTFSILSLAQRLGRSGRKTGKSILHQIATNPWDLVQSLATIILFKEGRLDKIYPIKCPYDVFAHQILSTLLENNGLSIEDYSVLDKKLDFDIDHEEFMELTEHMIEKGYIERLENEYIGGIECEKLLKMGSFYNQFISKDNFHVFNDKGKIGEIEKSIDLKKGDGIYLGGLIWEVQSINLRAKKITVTKAEDGKAPDFGASSQEDISDEIRRKMEEIIGKRAKYSFNDKINEVIDSLNISPDKEGFYLINDKDGQGLRTFRGTRINRTLTLILNIRSGDSTYKLIDSSSTIRGKNIRKTLKEIRKNPVEISEIQTYLEDNPKLIRTYLLGNKYMDLVSENLKIKYILRNLLDLEGAYDYLKIGE